The following are from one region of the Simiduia agarivorans SA1 = DSM 21679 genome:
- a CDS encoding flagellar hook-length control protein FliK: protein MQQDLTSVTAGISLFLTMGSKPERGSAPDDGFRSSLRTETDRLNRSAATAPDQKHAQQEVRPKQDDVQRNAAVQQDRVDTSARADSEHESATAVDAREQETSLSDDRPVPVSDTASTEPAVAEDVGSAEGVEAGILLVPVETPMAGGTDTLLPMQSGQPLNPQAGVLAAAAASLAQPIGPTAGMQRITPLADGTLSLIPQTDKVGTTGFAAQQNQTGNLQTQLLASNISADGDADVKTSVDELLVQREVSKTTVPAPMLKTGDLSGQHSQMNPTALLQGLVSGERLLQERFSALGQGRESGAAGPLLKTPSVEGASGLPGSVAVNTAQAGAATARSSLTVPFHQPNWGQGVGEKVVWMVSQKLRFAEIQLDPPELGPLQVKVSVVNDQVSVSFTSQHAPVREALDSQAIRLREILESQGLNLVDVDVSDQQQADQRGQRSYAGDVDGETAQGELAADDQHNTVSYVSPNLVDHFV, encoded by the coding sequence ATGCAACAGGACCTGACTTCGGTTACTGCGGGAATATCACTGTTTCTGACCATGGGGTCCAAGCCGGAGCGCGGGTCTGCGCCTGACGACGGTTTCAGGTCGTCCTTGCGCACGGAAACCGACAGGTTGAACAGATCCGCAGCCACAGCGCCTGACCAGAAGCACGCACAACAGGAAGTACGACCCAAGCAAGATGACGTCCAACGCAATGCCGCAGTGCAGCAGGACCGGGTGGACACCAGCGCCCGCGCCGACTCAGAGCATGAATCTGCAACAGCGGTGGATGCGCGCGAACAAGAGACCAGTCTATCTGATGACAGGCCAGTACCGGTGTCCGATACTGCCAGCACAGAGCCGGCAGTAGCTGAGGACGTCGGTTCTGCTGAAGGCGTAGAGGCGGGCATTTTACTTGTGCCCGTCGAAACGCCGATGGCGGGTGGCACAGATACTTTACTTCCAATGCAATCCGGTCAACCCCTGAATCCGCAGGCGGGCGTGCTCGCAGCCGCCGCCGCATCCTTGGCGCAGCCTATTGGCCCGACAGCCGGTATGCAGCGCATTACACCGCTCGCAGACGGCACCCTCAGTCTGATACCGCAAACCGACAAAGTGGGCACCACGGGGTTCGCGGCGCAGCAGAACCAGACCGGCAATTTGCAGACCCAGCTGCTGGCCAGCAACATCTCAGCCGACGGTGACGCAGACGTGAAGACTTCGGTCGATGAATTGCTGGTTCAACGGGAAGTCTCGAAAACCACCGTACCAGCACCCATGCTTAAAACCGGAGATCTGTCTGGCCAACATTCGCAAATGAACCCAACAGCGTTATTGCAGGGGCTCGTCAGCGGCGAACGGTTGCTGCAAGAGCGCTTTTCGGCGCTGGGGCAGGGGCGGGAATCGGGAGCTGCCGGCCCGCTCTTAAAAACACCGTCGGTTGAAGGGGCATCGGGTCTTCCGGGGTCGGTTGCCGTTAACACCGCGCAGGCCGGCGCTGCAACTGCAAGGTCCTCACTGACGGTGCCTTTCCACCAGCCCAATTGGGGGCAGGGCGTTGGCGAAAAAGTCGTGTGGATGGTTTCTCAGAAACTCCGGTTTGCCGAAATTCAACTTGATCCACCTGAGCTCGGGCCGCTGCAGGTAAAGGTCAGTGTGGTTAATGATCAGGTGAGCGTCAGTTTTACCAGTCAACACGCACCTGTACGTGAAGCACTCGACAGTCAGGCGATCCGTTTGCGCGAAATCCTGGAATCGCAGGGCCTGAATCTGGTCGATGTAGATGTGTCGGACCAACAGCAGGCAGATCAGCGGGGCCAGCGCAGCTATGCCGGTGACGTTGATGGCGAGACTGCGCAGGGCGAGCTCGCGGCAGACGATCAACACAACACCGTGAGTTATGTGTCCCCCAATCTGGTCGACCATTTTGTGTAG
- a CDS encoding flagellar basal body-associated FliL family protein: MAEEETPVEESSGGKKKLILLVVIGLLLVGISVGGTLFALKMMGGESAPSADGETEEAAPEVKLPAVYFPLKPPILANFNVKGRQRFLQADITLKLREPDAVAAVELHMPMIRNALVMIISGQIYEELQTPEGRELLRQQALAEIQSILETEIGKPGVEQVLFTNFVMQ, translated from the coding sequence ATGGCTGAAGAAGAAACGCCTGTAGAAGAATCCTCCGGTGGTAAAAAGAAGCTGATCCTGCTTGTAGTGATTGGCCTGTTGCTGGTGGGCATCAGCGTTGGCGGCACCTTGTTTGCCCTGAAAATGATGGGCGGTGAGAGTGCGCCCAGCGCCGATGGCGAAACCGAAGAGGCAGCCCCCGAAGTCAAACTGCCCGCAGTCTATTTCCCACTCAAGCCACCCATTCTCGCGAACTTCAATGTCAAAGGCCGGCAGCGGTTTCTTCAGGCAGATATTACCCTCAAGTTGCGCGAACCCGATGCAGTCGCAGCGGTTGAACTCCATATGCCGATGATCCGCAACGCCTTGGTGATGATCATCAGTGGGCAGATTTATGAAGAGTTGCAAACACCGGAAGGGCGCGAGTTACTGCGTCAACAGGCGTTGGCAGAGATCCAATCGATTCTTGAAACGGAAATTGGTAAGCCGGGCGTAGAGCAGGTGCTGTTTACCAATTTTGTTATGCAATAG
- the fliM gene encoding flagellar motor switch protein FliM, with the protein MQDLLSQDEIDALLHGVDDGDIDTESDDDPGSVKSYDLTSQDRIVRGRMPTLEMINERFARYMRISMFNLLRRTADVSVGGIQIQKFGEYVHTLYVPTSLNMVKFRPLRGTALLILDAKLVFKLVDNFFGGDGRHAKIEGREFTPTELRVVQIVLQQAFVDLREAWKAVMSIDFDYINSEVNPSMANIVSPSEVVVVSTFHVELDGGGGEFHITLPYSMIEPIREVLDAGLQSDSDDQDERWVKSLREDVMSAKVRLECDLARKKITLRDIVELKAGDIIPIEIPEQHVITANGVPLFRAKFGQSRGNLAFKINEFIDRTQPGYLSDIGFDD; encoded by the coding sequence GTGCAGGACTTACTGTCACAAGACGAGATTGATGCGCTCCTTCATGGTGTAGATGACGGTGACATCGACACCGAGTCGGATGACGATCCCGGTTCGGTCAAATCCTATGACCTGACCAGCCAGGATCGAATTGTTCGTGGGCGTATGCCCACGCTCGAAATGATCAATGAACGCTTTGCCCGTTACATGCGCATTTCCATGTTCAATTTGCTGCGCCGTACTGCCGACGTGTCAGTGGGCGGCATCCAGATTCAGAAATTTGGTGAATACGTTCATACCCTTTACGTGCCCACCAGTCTGAATATGGTGAAATTCAGGCCATTGCGCGGAACGGCTTTGCTCATCCTCGATGCCAAGCTGGTGTTCAAGCTGGTAGATAATTTTTTTGGTGGCGATGGCCGGCATGCAAAGATTGAGGGACGTGAATTCACACCCACTGAACTCCGCGTCGTTCAGATAGTCTTGCAACAGGCGTTTGTGGACCTGAGGGAAGCTTGGAAAGCGGTGATGTCGATTGACTTCGACTACATCAATTCAGAAGTTAATCCTTCCATGGCCAATATTGTCAGCCCAAGTGAGGTGGTTGTAGTGAGCACCTTTCACGTAGAGCTTGATGGCGGCGGCGGCGAGTTCCATATCACGCTTCCCTATTCAATGATTGAGCCAATCCGTGAAGTACTCGATGCCGGCCTGCAAAGTGACTCTGACGATCAGGACGAACGTTGGGTCAAATCGCTGCGCGAGGATGTGATGAGCGCAAAGGTCCGGTTGGAATGTGATCTGGCCCGTAAGAAAATCACCCTGCGGGATATTGTAGAACTCAAAGCCGGGGACATTATTCCGATCGAAATACCGGAGCAACACGTAATCACGGCTAACGGTGTGCCCTTGTTCCGTGCCAAATTTGGCCAGTCCCGCGGAAATCTTGCCTTCAAAATCAACGAATTTATTGACCGGACACAGCCTGGGTATCTCAGTGATATCGGGTTTGATGACTAA
- the fliN gene encoding flagellar motor switch protein FliN: MSDDIDDLPEEEPDQEAMADEWAAAMAEQGVEEDEDEPEVAAPMPLDEFDEKPLAAAASQDLDVILDIPVNISMEVGSTSISIRNLLQLNQGSVIELDRLAGEPLDVLVNGTLIAHGEVVVVNEKFGIRMTDVVSPSERIKRLK, from the coding sequence ATGAGCGACGATATTGACGACCTGCCAGAGGAAGAACCCGATCAGGAGGCGATGGCCGATGAATGGGCCGCCGCGATGGCGGAACAAGGCGTAGAAGAGGATGAAGACGAGCCAGAGGTCGCCGCGCCAATGCCGCTCGATGAGTTCGATGAAAAGCCGTTGGCGGCAGCTGCTTCACAGGATCTGGATGTGATTCTCGACATCCCGGTCAACATTTCCATGGAGGTGGGTTCTACCAGTATCAGTATCAGGAACCTGTTGCAGCTGAACCAGGGTTCGGTGATCGAGCTGGATCGGTTAGCCGGTGAGCCCCTTGACGTACTGGTGAACGGTACGCTCATTGCCCATGGTGAAGTAGTGGTGGTGAACGAGAAGTTTGGTATCCGGATGACCGATGTGGTGAGTCCTTCCGAGCGCATTAAGCGTCTGAAGTAA
- the fliO gene encoding flagellar biosynthetic protein FliO, whose product MALQLIQVVGALALIVGLIFALAWLARKKQGFLNRGMMNVVERLSLGQKENLVLVRVNGELLLLGVTAGSISLLKTVDVNAPENISADPGFALQLAKVLGN is encoded by the coding sequence ATGGCGTTGCAATTGATCCAGGTGGTGGGGGCGCTGGCGTTGATTGTCGGTTTGATTTTTGCGCTTGCGTGGCTGGCCCGTAAAAAACAGGGCTTTTTGAACCGGGGCATGATGAATGTGGTTGAGCGCTTGTCATTAGGACAGAAAGAAAACCTTGTCCTTGTGAGGGTTAATGGTGAACTATTGCTTCTCGGCGTCACCGCCGGGTCGATTAGTCTGCTCAAAACGGTGGATGTGAACGCGCCCGAAAACATCAGCGCAGACCCCGGTTTTGCACTTCAGCTCGCGAAGGTGCTGGGAAATTGA
- the fliP gene encoding flagellar type III secretion system pore protein FliP (The bacterial flagellar biogenesis protein FliP forms a type III secretion system (T3SS)-type pore required for flagellar assembly.), whose amino-acid sequence MANFVNRSGPAIAFLLLSFAPILGFGQESGTGIPALSLTTNPDGSQEYSVTIQILALMTGLTFLPAILMMMTSFTRIIIVFAILRQALGLQQSPSNQIMVGLALFLTLFIMSPVFNQVYTDAVEPYMNEQMDSKTALDSALVPMRSFMISQTRESDLKLFLDIGRYPSLDSVDDVPLAVLMPAFITSELKTAFQIGFMIFIPFLVIDLVVASVLMAMGMMMLSPLIISLPFKLMLFVLVDGWAMIIGSLAASFGV is encoded by the coding sequence ATGGCTAATTTCGTCAACCGTTCAGGACCTGCCATAGCCTTTTTGTTGCTCTCCTTTGCGCCCATTTTAGGGTTTGGTCAGGAGTCCGGCACAGGTATTCCGGCATTATCCCTTACCACCAATCCGGATGGATCACAGGAATACTCGGTGACCATTCAGATACTGGCATTGATGACCGGGCTGACGTTTTTGCCCGCGATCCTTATGATGATGACCAGTTTTACCCGGATTATTATCGTATTCGCCATTCTCCGTCAGGCACTGGGCCTTCAGCAGTCCCCAAGCAACCAGATTATGGTTGGTCTGGCGTTGTTTTTGACGTTGTTCATTATGAGTCCGGTATTCAATCAGGTGTATACCGATGCGGTTGAGCCCTATATGAATGAGCAAATGGACTCAAAAACGGCGCTCGACAGTGCCTTGGTGCCCATGCGTTCCTTCATGATTTCTCAAACGCGCGAATCCGATCTCAAGCTTTTTCTGGATATAGGACGTTACCCGTCGCTCGACTCAGTGGACGATGTGCCCCTGGCGGTCTTAATGCCGGCATTTATTACCAGTGAATTGAAGACGGCATTTCAGATCGGGTTTATGATTTTTATTCCATTTCTGGTCATAGATCTGGTGGTTGCCAGCGTGCTAATGGCAATGGGTATGATGATGTTGTCACCGCTCATTATTTCGTTACCCTTCAAGTTGATGCTATTTGTATTGGTGGATGGGTGGGCGATGATCATCGGCTCTCTGGCCGCGAGTTTCGGGGTGTAG
- a CDS encoding flagellar biosynthetic protein FliQ, with amino-acid sequence MTPEVVMDLFANAFYLAVLVIAVIVGPSLAVGLLVSMFQAATQINEQTLSFLPRLLVTLITIMITGAWLIEKFSGLFLQIFAQIPLLVGA; translated from the coding sequence ATGACGCCAGAAGTGGTCATGGACCTGTTTGCCAATGCTTTTTATCTGGCTGTATTGGTCATTGCTGTGATCGTCGGACCCAGTCTTGCCGTGGGTCTTTTGGTGAGCATGTTTCAGGCCGCGACACAAATCAACGAGCAAACACTGAGCTTTTTGCCCCGTCTTTTGGTCACGCTGATTACCATAATGATTACTGGTGCCTGGCTGATCGAAAAGTTCAGTGGTCTGTTTTTACAGATCTTTGCGCAGATTCCCTTGCTGGTTGGCGCATGA
- the fliR gene encoding flagellar biosynthetic protein FliR, whose translation MNFLEAEVLQWVTETLLILTRVGAFFLAAPVFGSKLFNARARLFLALLIALLLKPHIQLPSLPDALSLQLWVMVLHEVVIGVTAAFAMQLAFQVAVLAGQYIAMKMGLGFASMNDPSNGVSITVISQYYLMLITLLFIAGDGHLLLIRLLAESFVAMPLGSSVMSAKNFWLLVSAGSWLFSAALLIALPVLASLMIVNIAFGVMARSAPQMNIFAVGFPITLIMGMFIVYFGFTTFLGNYNRFIQEGFNQLRTLLNLG comes from the coding sequence ATGAATTTTCTTGAGGCCGAAGTCTTACAATGGGTGACGGAAACGTTACTTATTCTGACGCGCGTTGGCGCGTTTTTTCTTGCAGCGCCAGTATTCGGTTCGAAGCTCTTTAACGCCCGGGCGCGGCTGTTTCTCGCGCTATTGATTGCACTGCTACTCAAGCCCCATATACAGCTTCCCTCCTTGCCGGATGCATTGAGCCTGCAATTGTGGGTGATGGTGTTACATGAGGTGGTAATTGGTGTGACCGCGGCCTTTGCCATGCAATTGGCTTTCCAGGTGGCAGTACTTGCGGGTCAATACATTGCCATGAAAATGGGGCTGGGCTTTGCATCCATGAACGACCCGAGCAATGGCGTCTCGATTACGGTGATTTCACAGTACTACCTCATGCTTATTACCTTGCTTTTTATCGCAGGCGACGGTCATCTATTGTTAATCAGGCTTCTGGCCGAGAGTTTTGTGGCCATGCCCTTGGGTAGCTCTGTCATGTCGGCTAAAAATTTCTGGTTGCTGGTGTCTGCCGGTAGCTGGCTGTTTTCGGCGGCACTGCTCATTGCGCTGCCTGTGCTGGCATCGTTGATGATCGTCAATATAGCGTTTGGTGTTATGGCCCGATCGGCGCCGCAGATGAACATATTTGCGGTCGGCTTCCCGATTACGCTGATCATGGGTATGTTTATTGTTTACTTCGGTTTTACGACATTTCTGGGTAACTACAATCGCTTTATCCAGGAAGGCTTCAATCAATTACGAACGCTGCTTAATCTGGGGTGA
- the flhB gene encoding flagellar biosynthesis protein FlhB, translated as MAEENDSSQEKTEEATPRRLEKAREEGQIPRSKELTTTVMLLAGSVALLASGPFMGSQLGGVFESSMRLDRASAFDPSQMLAILTSSLADSLLALLPLFFTLAVAAFVGPILLGGWLVSSKAMEPKLSRMSLLAGLKRMFSVKSLVELLKAVAKVGVILLLAVGLLRMLRPELLGLANESVETAISHAVWLAIISALILSASTALIAAVDVPFQLWEHARKLRMSMQDIKDEYKESEGKPEVKSKIKQLQREMANRRMMAAVPDADVVITNPTHYSVALKYDPSQMATPVLVAKGADEIALKIREIANAHGVELVASPALARSVFHTTDVDETIPAGLYMAVAQVLAYVFQLRNYRTGRGKKPYLPTDIQIPADLRYD; from the coding sequence ATGGCCGAGGAAAATGACAGCAGTCAGGAAAAGACGGAAGAGGCAACCCCCAGGCGACTTGAAAAAGCCCGTGAGGAAGGCCAGATTCCCCGGTCGAAGGAACTGACAACCACCGTCATGTTGCTGGCCGGTTCGGTGGCGCTCTTGGCCAGCGGCCCCTTTATGGGTTCTCAGCTGGGTGGCGTGTTTGAGTCTTCTATGCGCCTCGATCGGGCCAGTGCGTTTGATCCCTCCCAAATGCTCGCGATTCTCACCAGTAGCCTGGCCGATAGTCTGCTCGCGCTACTGCCACTTTTTTTTACCCTGGCCGTTGCGGCCTTCGTCGGCCCCATATTGTTGGGCGGCTGGTTGGTGAGCAGTAAAGCAATGGAACCCAAGTTGAGCCGGATGAGTCTGCTGGCCGGTTTGAAACGGATGTTCTCGGTAAAATCACTGGTAGAACTTTTGAAGGCCGTGGCCAAAGTGGGTGTAATTTTACTGTTGGCGGTGGGATTACTGCGAATGTTGAGACCGGAGTTGCTAGGTCTGGCCAATGAATCGGTAGAGACGGCAATCAGCCACGCGGTCTGGCTGGCAATTATTTCCGCATTGATACTGTCTGCAAGTACTGCACTGATCGCCGCGGTTGATGTGCCGTTTCAGCTGTGGGAGCACGCCAGGAAGCTGCGGATGTCCATGCAGGACATTAAAGATGAATACAAGGAGTCCGAAGGCAAGCCCGAAGTAAAAAGTAAGATCAAACAATTGCAGCGGGAAATGGCGAATCGTCGGATGATGGCGGCGGTACCCGATGCTGATGTGGTCATCACCAACCCGACGCATTATTCCGTTGCACTGAAATACGACCCGAGCCAGATGGCCACTCCGGTGTTAGTTGCTAAGGGGGCAGATGAAATAGCCCTGAAAATCCGTGAAATTGCTAACGCGCACGGTGTGGAATTGGTCGCGTCTCCTGCGTTGGCGCGGTCTGTATTTCATACCACTGATGTAGATGAAACCATCCCCGCGGGTTTGTATATGGCGGTCGCACAGGTGCTGGCTTACGTGTTTCAATTGCGCAATTATCGCACCGGCCGGGGCAAAAAACCTTACCTACCCACAGACATCCAAATTCCCGCAGATTTACGTTACGATTAG